The following proteins are encoded in a genomic region of Drosophila miranda strain MSH22 chromosome 4, D.miranda_PacBio2.1, whole genome shotgun sequence:
- the LOC117188890 gene encoding uncharacterized protein LOC117188890: protein MAFSPPFRRSSSSSREFQGMRSWLDCGSHDAAAVSLCRQCGVPSAAAGTRDRREPRKIMSPTLHTCVAESSAGLQLRYVNRVVSDFPPPDGALSSITEAY, encoded by the exons ATGGCCTTTTCTCCGCCTTTCCGCCGTAGCTCGTCGTCCTCTCGGGAGTTCCAAGGGATGCGCTCCTGGCTGGATTGTGGCAGCCATGATGCCGCTGCTGTGTCGCTGTGTCGACAATGTGGCGTCCCGTCCGCTGCAGCAGGTACCAGAGATCGACGGGAACCACGGAAAATAATGTCGCCAACACTCCATACATGCGTCGCCGAATCCAGCGCTGGGCTTCAGCTTCGATACGT AAACCGAGTCGTATCCGATTTCCCACCGCCAGACGGAGCCCTGTCCAGCATTACCGAGGCGTATTAG